The following proteins are encoded in a genomic region of Reichenbachiella sp.:
- a CDS encoding phosphoribosyltransferase family protein has product MTKEKNLILNAIQIDQRIVRMAYEIYENNLDEKHLILAGVSDNGFVFASLMSKELEKISPLKTSVVRVDINKEAPFLEEVHLDKMEEKELTKKSIVLFDDVLNSGKTAAFALKAFLNTNIKKIEVVVMVNRSHKSFPIYPKYKGYELATTINEHVEVILKGKEKGVYLF; this is encoded by the coding sequence ATGACCAAAGAAAAAAATCTGATTTTGAATGCCATTCAGATCGATCAGCGTATCGTGAGAATGGCATACGAAATCTACGAAAACAATCTAGACGAAAAGCATCTCATCTTGGCGGGTGTCTCGGATAACGGGTTCGTATTTGCCTCATTGATGAGTAAGGAGCTTGAGAAAATCTCTCCACTCAAAACATCAGTTGTTCGGGTCGACATCAACAAAGAAGCTCCTTTTTTGGAAGAAGTACATCTAGATAAAATGGAAGAAAAGGAGTTGACCAAAAAATCAATTGTACTCTTCGATGATGTACTCAACTCAGGAAAAACAGCCGCCTTTGCTCTAAAAGCCTTCTTAAATACGAACATAAAAAAAATAGAAGTGGTTGTGATGGTCAATCGCAGCCACAAATCATTTCCTATTTACCCAAAATACAAAGGATACGAATTAGCCACTACCATCAACGAGCATGTAGAGGTAATCCTTAAAGGAAAAGAAAAGGGCGTCTATTTGTTCTAG
- a CDS encoding M16 family metallopeptidase — MNHLIKYILSVLFLIHASQIIGQELSLEDKIPFDASIRKGTLKNGLKYFIKKNEKPEDRVELRLVVNAGSVLEDDDQRGLAHFTEHMAFNGSEHFAKNELVDYLQSVGVKFGAHLNAYTSFDETVYILPIPSDDEAIIDKGLTILQDWGGNLLFNSEEIEKERGVVIEEWRLGQGAQMRMVQEYLPVIFKGSKYADRLPIGTKETLETFEPETIKRFYKDWYRPNLMAVIAVGDIDVDQMEVKIKKQFSAFKNPKNERPREEISVPDNLEPLVAVASDKEATNIIFNLMYKSDSEELVTGNDYRKGLIQSLFTSMINQRLRDLLQEAKPPYLYASTSIGSFITRSKSAFSCFAVPKPDDVEGGVRALMNEVKRVQLHGFTASELKTEKLNLMEAYERAYNERDKTESAGLVDELVNHFLEKEPVPGIDYEYAFTKKYLEGIKLDEVNAIIGAQINEENRVIYLTAPEKEDVMLPTTEDLLAWVKASDESEPEALQDLVLSDQLIQNEPTPGKVVEKSIIEGLEVTTIKLSNGAQVFIKSTDYKNDEIQFMAHRSGGISLAEDSVYWSASFATNIVGLSGIGAYSYTDLQKVLAGKSVGLQPYISDLEEGFRGSSSPKDLEALLQLTYLYFTEVRRDETAYQSLMQRNEAFLSNVMSDPNYFYQDRMAKILSQDNMRGGGIPTTEDLQKVDLDQALSFYKDRFSSPGDFSFWFVGNVEEETLIPMIEKYLGGIPSTKEEEWVDRGVRAPSGMVDEKVYKGSEPKSMVNMVFTGEMKYSREDSYYLKCLSEILDIRLVEILREEKSGVYGVGASGYSSKSPYESFEFNISFPCGPENVDDLVSSALETIQEIQEKGVSDENLNKIKEAQRRDQELHWKTNGYWMNVLKTYHVNGYDYQEVKWLDQRIEDLTAKDIQEVAKKYLNTEAYIQVVLYPEE, encoded by the coding sequence ATGAATCATTTAATCAAGTATATCCTTTCTGTCTTATTTCTAATCCATGCATCACAAATCATAGGGCAAGAGTTATCTCTGGAAGATAAGATTCCATTTGATGCTTCTATTAGAAAAGGCACATTGAAAAATGGTCTGAAATATTTTATAAAGAAAAATGAGAAGCCAGAAGATCGGGTTGAATTAAGGCTTGTAGTGAATGCAGGCTCCGTTTTAGAAGATGATGATCAAAGAGGACTGGCTCATTTCACCGAACACATGGCTTTCAATGGCTCAGAACACTTCGCTAAAAATGAGCTTGTTGATTATTTGCAGTCTGTAGGCGTGAAATTTGGGGCACATTTGAATGCTTATACCTCGTTTGATGAGACGGTTTACATTTTGCCTATCCCTTCAGACGATGAAGCCATCATTGATAAGGGATTGACTATTCTTCAGGACTGGGGAGGTAATTTGCTTTTTAATTCGGAAGAAATAGAAAAGGAACGAGGAGTGGTGATTGAAGAGTGGAGACTAGGGCAGGGTGCGCAAATGCGAATGGTACAAGAGTATTTGCCAGTTATTTTCAAAGGGTCAAAATATGCGGACCGTTTGCCTATAGGAACCAAAGAGACATTAGAAACCTTTGAGCCAGAAACAATAAAAAGATTCTATAAAGATTGGTATCGTCCAAATTTAATGGCAGTGATCGCTGTTGGAGATATCGATGTGGATCAAATGGAGGTGAAGATAAAGAAGCAATTTTCGGCTTTTAAAAATCCTAAAAATGAGCGCCCAAGAGAAGAAATATCAGTCCCTGATAATTTGGAACCATTAGTAGCAGTAGCATCTGATAAAGAAGCTACTAATATTATTTTCAACTTGATGTATAAATCTGATTCAGAGGAACTAGTAACTGGGAATGATTATCGGAAGGGGCTGATCCAAAGTTTGTTTACTTCAATGATCAATCAGCGTCTAAGAGATCTGCTGCAAGAGGCAAAACCTCCATATCTATACGCTTCGACTTCGATCGGGTCTTTTATTACCAGAAGTAAAAGCGCATTTTCTTGCTTTGCAGTGCCTAAACCAGATGACGTAGAAGGCGGGGTGCGAGCCTTGATGAACGAAGTCAAAAGAGTGCAGCTACATGGATTTACAGCTTCTGAATTGAAAACTGAAAAGTTGAATTTGATGGAGGCTTATGAAAGAGCGTATAACGAAAGAGATAAGACCGAATCAGCCGGACTTGTTGACGAACTAGTGAACCATTTCTTAGAGAAAGAGCCAGTGCCTGGTATTGACTATGAATATGCTTTCACAAAAAAATATTTAGAGGGTATCAAGCTGGATGAAGTGAATGCAATAATTGGAGCACAGATTAATGAAGAAAATAGAGTGATTTATTTGACCGCGCCAGAAAAGGAAGACGTAATGCTTCCAACTACAGAAGATTTATTGGCTTGGGTGAAGGCATCGGATGAAAGCGAGCCAGAAGCGCTACAGGACTTAGTTTTGAGTGATCAATTAATTCAGAACGAACCTACTCCAGGAAAGGTAGTCGAAAAATCTATTATTGAAGGATTGGAGGTAACTACTATTAAACTTTCCAATGGGGCTCAAGTTTTTATTAAATCTACTGATTATAAGAATGACGAGATTCAGTTTATGGCACATCGCTCAGGCGGTATTTCTCTGGCGGAAGATAGTGTCTATTGGTCGGCTTCGTTTGCTACCAATATTGTAGGGTTAAGCGGTATTGGAGCTTATTCGTATACCGACCTTCAGAAAGTATTGGCAGGTAAATCTGTTGGGCTGCAGCCATATATCAGTGACCTCGAAGAGGGTTTCAGAGGTAGCTCTTCACCGAAAGACTTGGAGGCCCTGCTGCAATTGACCTATTTGTATTTCACAGAGGTTAGACGTGATGAGACGGCCTATCAGTCTTTAATGCAGCGTAATGAGGCCTTCCTTTCAAATGTTATGTCAGATCCTAATTACTTTTATCAGGATAGAATGGCAAAAATACTGTCTCAGGATAATATGAGGGGAGGAGGTATCCCGACTACTGAAGATTTGCAAAAAGTCGATTTGGATCAGGCCTTGTCCTTTTACAAAGACAGATTTTCCAGCCCAGGGGATTTCTCTTTCTGGTTTGTTGGCAATGTGGAAGAAGAGACTCTAATCCCAATGATTGAAAAATACTTGGGCGGCATCCCGAGTACAAAAGAAGAGGAATGGGTCGATCGTGGTGTGCGTGCTCCAAGCGGAATGGTTGATGAAAAAGTGTATAAAGGATCTGAGCCAAAGAGCATGGTGAACATGGTGTTTACGGGTGAAATGAAATATTCACGAGAAGATTCCTATTACCTGAAATGCTTGTCAGAAATTCTAGATATTCGTTTGGTAGAAATACTTCGTGAAGAGAAAAGTGGGGTCTACGGTGTGGGAGCTTCTGGTTATAGCAGCAAATCCCCTTATGAAAGCTTCGAATTCAATATTAGTTTTCCTTGTGGACCGGAGAATGTCGATGACTTGGTTTCTTCTGCATTGGAGACTATTCAAGAAATTCAAGAAAAGGGAGTTTCTGATGAGAATCTCAATAAGATCAAGGAAGCTCAGCGTAGAGATCAGGAATTGCACTGGAAAACTAATGGCTACTGGATGAATGTGCTAAAAACGTATCATGTAAATGGCTATGATTACCAAGAGGTAAAATGGTTAGATCAGCGAATTGAGGATTTGACAGCCAAGGACATTCAGGAGGTAGCTAAAAAGTATTTGAATACTGAAGCTTACATTCAAGTGGTATTGTATCCGGAGGAGTAG
- a CDS encoding PKD domain-containing protein, which produces MKQFIILMNLFIATLTFGQAPSISFTFKDNVCKEEGLGILNQSTNQQRMEWDFCVQDMESTPSATHLITSTSLNGPYSIELLKESGQWYGFIPSRNNDAIYLAEFSQGLKNPPTLSSLGSFDNNLSGPSGISFLDSSKNYYAYTTNLDNESIIRLDFGNSLTNTPTYQNLGNFGQIVNPDGIKIINDELDSYKLLVTYGSTVAIIDFGDQPTSSGTISSFVVPNASRLWGIDLYKDAGNWYGLISSFSNGRVFHLNFGANISTTPTISELPNGGYSFGSPADIRIIKDHENYYGVFQARNGQVYKYSFGTSLSNTSPNVAQLGNFGLFGTNCSGLFAVRDSSEFLVLNTEFTTHRINVVNFKKDCGLENDVYYESNPRVSLAAAGTYPFTITAYNDSTFSESYDEVTVTTNTAPPISFTDNNNECLGQANTFTPSDMGLASYEWSFDGGVTSGFSSTADTTHTFSQVGDSIVFLTVSDGTCSNFVKDTISIYPVPTIPTFSTPGAPYCTGADLAFENLFDESNYNGATLTYDWNYNSEGNTNERDGTFAFDSEGTKTITLTATIPGCSTPSAGTDINVIAGPDVGFSFEDLCLEDETQFHNSTTGTGITGQTWNFGDGSGTSSASSPTYSYAAHGNYDVSLTVNNNQGCSNELTLPITIDDKPVASFNHGPACEGVDISFLDESSVDGLANITSHEWDFEGLGTSTNQNPNFTFDSQGSYDVELIVETSAGCRDTVTSTVNVLLAPAANFEVDLGCINTETIFLDKSEGDFSNPITQWIWTIDGSLASYSSSFGEVYNDAGDHTISLLVRSANSCQSVHNDNFTISELPVVDFTVEKACDNESTVFQDATNSSSAAIESYSWQFDNQGSSTSNPATYQFTSAGSYTVGLNIVDETGCEGSIQKTVTIHPSPTAIINASSDIGPAPLMIDFTDESHSTQSSFWLFGDEDESTSSQNNPQFTYTDEGDYTAQLISTNDLGCSDTTSLAITVADPILDLELVQISTEESEEKTSVSLTVRNSGNVILHGFDIRIDLDNNSSIFESYAGTITRGKSITYPLNFTFSSVGNNIGYTCITLLDRVEEFEDINIVNNESCIDFNQQLIIENSYPNPVRSTDTKIRFNMILPADGPVQIFLLDATGAILYQDTYMEAKAGLNSFFLDIYSFEQGMYFIKTVYDQNESTQRFVKM; this is translated from the coding sequence GTGAAACAATTCATTATACTTATGAATCTGTTCATTGCTACATTAACCTTTGGCCAGGCACCTTCGATATCTTTTACCTTCAAAGACAATGTTTGCAAAGAAGAAGGTCTTGGTATCCTTAACCAAAGCACTAACCAGCAAAGGATGGAATGGGATTTTTGTGTTCAAGATATGGAAAGTACTCCGTCTGCTACACATCTCATAACAAGCACTTCTCTAAATGGTCCATATAGTATTGAACTGCTCAAGGAGAGTGGACAATGGTATGGATTTATACCTTCAAGGAATAATGACGCTATTTATTTAGCCGAATTCAGCCAAGGTCTTAAAAACCCTCCTACTCTAAGTTCACTTGGTTCATTCGACAACAATTTATCAGGACCAAGTGGTATTTCTTTCCTAGATAGCTCGAAGAATTATTATGCCTATACCACTAATCTTGACAACGAGAGCATTATACGACTAGATTTTGGCAATTCTTTAACAAATACTCCAACCTATCAAAATTTAGGAAATTTCGGTCAAATAGTAAATCCAGATGGGATCAAAATCATCAATGATGAGCTGGATTCCTATAAGCTTTTAGTGACCTATGGCTCTACCGTAGCAATCATTGACTTTGGTGATCAACCGACTTCGTCAGGTACGATTTCATCATTTGTTGTGCCCAATGCAAGCCGACTCTGGGGAATTGATCTATATAAAGACGCTGGCAATTGGTATGGTCTAATTTCTTCTTTTAGTAATGGAAGGGTATTTCATCTCAATTTTGGAGCTAATATATCTACAACTCCAACCATCTCAGAATTACCCAACGGGGGATACAGTTTTGGTTCTCCTGCTGATATTCGTATTATTAAAGACCATGAAAACTACTATGGCGTTTTTCAGGCGAGAAACGGCCAAGTTTATAAGTACAGCTTTGGAACGAGCCTTTCAAACACTTCACCTAATGTAGCTCAACTTGGCAATTTTGGACTTTTTGGTACCAATTGCTCTGGACTATTTGCAGTACGCGATTCTTCAGAGTTCCTTGTTTTAAATACAGAGTTCACTACACATCGAATTAATGTTGTAAACTTTAAAAAAGATTGTGGATTGGAAAATGATGTTTATTATGAGAGTAATCCTAGAGTTTCATTAGCCGCTGCCGGAACCTATCCATTTACTATAACTGCCTATAACGATAGTACCTTTTCTGAAAGTTATGATGAAGTGACCGTTACTACAAACACCGCCCCTCCCATTTCCTTTACAGATAACAATAATGAATGCCTAGGCCAAGCCAATACTTTCACCCCCAGCGATATGGGATTGGCATCTTACGAGTGGTCCTTTGATGGAGGTGTCACAAGTGGATTCAGCAGTACAGCTGATACCACACATACTTTCAGCCAAGTAGGTGACAGCATAGTGTTTCTTACCGTCAGTGACGGGACTTGTTCCAACTTCGTGAAAGATACCATCTCCATTTATCCAGTGCCCACAATCCCTACCTTTTCCACTCCAGGAGCCCCCTATTGTACCGGAGCGGATTTGGCTTTTGAAAACCTCTTTGATGAATCCAACTACAACGGAGCCACGCTCACCTATGATTGGAACTATAATAGTGAAGGAAATACAAATGAGCGGGATGGAACATTTGCATTTGATTCAGAAGGGACTAAAACCATCACACTCACTGCCACAATTCCAGGGTGCTCTACTCCAAGTGCTGGGACCGATATCAATGTGATTGCCGGACCAGATGTCGGATTTAGTTTTGAAGACTTATGTCTGGAAGACGAAACACAATTCCACAATTCCACTACTGGCACAGGTATAACTGGTCAAACCTGGAATTTCGGTGATGGTAGTGGTACTTCTTCAGCTTCTTCACCCACTTATAGCTATGCTGCTCATGGTAATTATGATGTGTCTTTAACGGTGAACAACAATCAAGGCTGCAGCAATGAGTTGACCTTACCCATTACGATTGATGATAAACCAGTAGCTTCTTTCAACCATGGCCCGGCCTGTGAAGGTGTTGATATATCTTTCTTGGATGAATCAAGTGTTGACGGATTAGCAAATATCACCAGCCACGAATGGGATTTTGAAGGATTAGGTACTTCAACAAATCAAAATCCAAACTTTACATTTGATAGCCAAGGTTCTTATGATGTAGAACTTATTGTTGAAACCTCAGCTGGTTGTCGAGATACCGTAACTTCCACAGTCAACGTACTATTGGCTCCTGCGGCTAATTTTGAGGTGGATTTAGGTTGTATCAACACAGAAACTATTTTCTTGGATAAATCCGAAGGAGATTTTAGCAACCCAATCACCCAATGGATTTGGACCATAGACGGCAGTTTGGCATCCTATAGCTCCAGTTTTGGAGAAGTATATAATGATGCTGGTGACCATACAATATCATTATTGGTTAGGTCAGCGAATAGCTGCCAATCTGTGCACAATGATAATTTTACAATAAGCGAATTGCCTGTGGTAGATTTTACGGTTGAAAAAGCTTGCGACAATGAGTCGACAGTTTTTCAAGATGCTACTAACTCTTCATCTGCAGCCATTGAATCATACAGTTGGCAGTTCGATAATCAAGGGTCGAGCACATCCAATCCAGCTACTTACCAATTTACAAGTGCTGGAAGTTATACCGTTGGACTTAACATAGTAGATGAAACAGGATGTGAAGGATCTATTCAAAAAACTGTAACTATTCACCCTTCTCCCACAGCGATAATTAATGCCAGTTCAGATATTGGCCCTGCCCCTTTAATGATTGATTTCACAGATGAATCTCACAGCACCCAATCATCTTTTTGGTTGTTTGGAGATGAAGATGAATCTACAAGCTCGCAGAACAATCCACAATTTACTTATACTGATGAAGGCGACTATACTGCACAATTAATCAGCACCAATGACTTAGGATGTAGCGATACTACCTCTTTAGCCATTACGGTAGCTGATCCGATTTTAGATTTGGAGTTGGTACAAATCAGTACTGAAGAATCCGAAGAAAAAACCAGTGTTTCATTAACCGTGAGAAATAGTGGCAACGTAATCTTACACGGCTTTGATATCCGTATTGACCTGGATAACAATTCTTCCATTTTCGAAAGTTACGCTGGTACGATCACCCGAGGTAAAAGTATTACCTACCCTTTAAATTTCACTTTTTCCAGTGTAGGGAACAACATAGGCTATACATGTATCACCCTTTTAGATCGAGTGGAAGAATTTGAAGACATCAATATTGTCAACAACGAAAGTTGCATTGATTTCAATCAACAACTGATCATAGAGAACTCTTATCCTAACCCAGTTAGAAGTACTGATACAAAAATTCGATTCAATATGATCTTGCCAGCAGACGGGCCGGTTCAAATATTCCTCTTAGATGCTACCGGAGCAATTTTGTATCAGGACACATATATGGAGGCCAAAGCAGGGCTGAATAGTTTCTTTCTGGACATCTATTCTTTTGAACAAGGCATGTATTTCATCAAAACTGTCTATGACCAAAACGAATCGACCCAGCGATTCGTCAAGATGTGA
- a CDS encoding DUF6134 family protein: MKQPKSSWFYPLFLSVMLSLLGCTKQSAFSQRLEYDVIKGDKKVGFMMAEKVVKGDSIFYFIESETSIKMLLTFKVNYVLEELYVGGVLVSGEAESKLNGSSRTKSKVWKEGNEYVVEVNGYEEMRTSDPITYSVPELYFSEPGNKETTFSQQFAEDLIIKKDEDHMFTLYSEDGRNTHTYEDGLCTHVKLNRTYASFYFQLKQ, from the coding sequence ATGAAGCAACCTAAATCTTCGTGGTTTTACCCACTTTTTTTAAGTGTTATGCTATCCTTACTTGGCTGCACTAAACAGTCAGCTTTTTCTCAGCGACTGGAATATGATGTCATAAAAGGGGACAAGAAAGTGGGTTTTATGATGGCTGAAAAGGTGGTGAAAGGAGATTCTATCTTCTACTTCATAGAAAGCGAAACTTCTATTAAAATGCTCCTTACTTTCAAGGTAAACTATGTGCTAGAGGAACTATATGTGGGAGGGGTTTTAGTAAGTGGTGAAGCAGAGAGTAAGTTAAATGGAAGCTCAAGAACCAAATCCAAAGTCTGGAAAGAGGGGAATGAATACGTGGTAGAAGTGAATGGTTATGAGGAAATGAGGACTTCTGATCCGATTACCTATTCTGTGCCAGAGCTTTATTTTTCAGAACCAGGGAACAAGGAAACTACCTTTTCTCAACAGTTTGCGGAAGACTTAATTATAAAAAAGGATGAGGATCATATGTTTACGCTATATTCTGAAGATGGCCGAAATACTCACACCTATGAAGATGGTCTTTGCACCCACGTGAAACTAAACAGAACGTATGCATCATTTTATTTCCAGTTGAAGCAATAA
- a CDS encoding Lrp/AsnC family transcriptional regulator, whose amino-acid sequence MIGNTKIDKTDRKILKILQANGKITNAKLSEEIGLSPAPTLERVKKLENSGIIKSYHAELDSAMLGLGVNTFVQVSLKGHNKPNIETFLSKISDIEEIIECHHITGSGDFILRIVAKDIASYQQLMLEKVSDIDIVDSLQSMVILSTFKNSKEVPVPADN is encoded by the coding sequence ATGATTGGCAACACGAAAATCGACAAAACAGACAGGAAAATCTTAAAGATTTTGCAAGCAAATGGTAAAATTACCAATGCTAAGCTATCCGAAGAGATAGGTTTATCTCCGGCACCTACACTTGAAAGGGTGAAAAAACTCGAAAACTCAGGTATTATTAAAAGCTATCATGCAGAACTAGACTCTGCCATGCTTGGACTCGGAGTCAATACTTTTGTACAAGTTTCCTTGAAAGGTCATAATAAACCCAATATTGAAACTTTTCTAAGTAAAATTTCTGACATCGAAGAAATCATCGAATGTCATCATATCACAGGTTCAGGTGATTTTATCTTGAGGATTGTAGCCAAGGACATCGCCTCCTACCAACAGCTGATGTTGGAGAAGGTGAGCGACATAGATATTGTCGATAGCTTGCAGTCTATGGTGATACTTTCTACCTTTAAAAACAGTAAGGAGGTACCAGTACCAGCGGATAACTAA
- a CDS encoding (4Fe-4S)-binding protein — MAIKHYTKDNVTVKWQSDLCIHSEKCFHGLSKVFNPKERPWINMDGASSEEIIAQVNKCPSGALSISEDTSTATQEIIVETMPNGPLMVYGNMKVRHGGNEETKSSKATAFCRCGASENKPYCDGTHKKIDFAG; from the coding sequence ATGGCGATCAAACACTACACCAAAGATAATGTTACTGTAAAATGGCAATCCGACCTCTGCATTCATTCAGAGAAGTGCTTTCACGGGTTATCTAAAGTATTTAACCCTAAAGAAAGACCATGGATAAACATGGACGGTGCCTCTTCGGAGGAAATCATCGCTCAGGTCAACAAATGTCCTTCAGGAGCGCTATCTATTTCAGAAGATACAAGCACAGCCACTCAAGAAATCATTGTAGAAACCATGCCCAATGGCCCCCTTATGGTCTATGGCAACATGAAGGTAAGACATGGCGGCAATGAAGAAACAAAAAGTAGCAAGGCGACGGCATTTTGTCGATGCGGTGCATCAGAGAATAAACCTTATTGTGACGGCACTCATAAGAAAATTGATTTCGCAGGCTGA